The Eublepharis macularius isolate TG4126 chromosome 3, MPM_Emac_v1.0, whole genome shotgun sequence genome has a window encoding:
- the UCP2 gene encoding dicarboxylate carrier SLC25A8, with protein sequence MVGFKPTDVPPTATVKFLGAGTAACIADLVTFPLDTAKVRLQIQGESKLAVAAKSAQYKGVFGTIATMVKNEGPKSLYNGLVAGLQRQMSFASVRIGLYDSVKQFYTKGSEHAGIGSRLLAGCTTGAMAVAVAQPTDVVKVRFQAQARTEGGKRYQGTLDAYKTIAREEGVRGLWKGTSPNITRNALVNCAELVTYDLIKDALLKYNLMTDNLPCHFTSAFGAGFCTTVIASPVDVVKTRYMNSAPGQYGSAVNCALTMLRKEGPLAFYKGFTPSFLRLGSWNVVMFVTYEQLKRAMMAARGSWEAPF encoded by the exons ATGGTTGGATTCAAGCCCACCGATGTCCCTCCGACCGCCACAGTCAAGTTCCTTGGGGCTGGAACAGCGGCCTGCATTGCAGACCTGGTCACCTTCCCGCTGGATACAGCAAAAGTCAGGCTGCAG ATCCAAGGAGAAAGCAAGCTGGCCGTCGCAGCGAAGTCGGCTCAGTACAAGGGCGTCTTTGGCACCATCGCCACCATGGTGAAGAACGAGGGGCCCAAGAGCCTCTACAACGGGCTGGTGGCCGGCCTCCAGCGCCAGATGAGTTTTGCCTCTGTCCGCATCGGGCTGTATGACTCAGTGAAGCAGTTCTACACCAAGGGCTCTGAGC ATGCTGGTATTGGCAGCCGCCTCCTTGCTGGCTGCACCACAGGGGCTATGGCTGTCGCTGTGGCCCAGCCCACGGATGTGGTCAAAGTGAGGTTCCAGGCACAAGCCCGAACGGAAGGCGGCAAGCGGTACCAGGGGACGTTGGATGCCTACAAGACCATTGCGCGGGAGGAAGGTGTCCGAGGCCTCTGGAAAG GAACATCCCCTAATATAACTCGCAATGCCCTCGTGAACTGTGCGGAGTTGGTGACCTATGATCTGATCAAGGATGCTCTTCTGAAATACAACCTCATGACTG ATAATCTCCCCTGCCACTTTACCTCCGCATTTGGCGCCGGGTTCTGCACCACCGTCATTGCTTCCCCCGTTGATGTAGTGAAGACGAGATACATGAACTCTGCCCCTGGTCAATACGGAAGTGCCGTAAACTGTGCCCTCACCATGCTCCGCAAGGAGGGGCCGTTGGCCTTCTACAAAGG CTTTACTCCCTCGTTTTTGCGGCTGGGATCCTGGAACGTGGTGATGTTCGTGACCTACGAGCAGCTGAAACGGGCCATGATGGCAGCCCGCGGCTCTTGGGAGGCCCCCTTCTGA
- the LOC129326575 gene encoding mitochondrial uncoupling protein 3-like yields the protein MVGLKPTDIPPSATIKFLSAGTAACIADLCTFPLDTAKVRLQIQGESKTSKTAKNVKYKGVLGTITTMVKMEGPKSLYNGLVAGLQRQMSFASIRIGLYDSVKQFYTPKGSDHTSIVTRLLAGCTTGAMAVTCAQPTDVVKVRFQAHIRLVDGPKKYNGTVDAYRTIAREEGVKGLWKGTLPNITRNAIVNCGELVTYDLIKETLLKYHLMTDNFPCHFVAAFGAGFCATVVASPVDVVKTRYMNSIPGQYKNALNCTLTMVMKEGPTAFYKGFMPSFLRLGSWNVVMFVSFEQLKRMMVLAQVAWESPF from the exons ATGGTTGGACTGAAGCCCACGGACATCCCCCCGTCGGCAACCATCAAATTTCTCAGTGCCGGGACGGCGGCCTGCATAGCCGACCTGTGCACCTTCCCCCTGGACACAGCCAAAGTCAGGCTTCAA ATCCAAGGAGAATCGAAAACTTCCAAGACTGCAAAGAACGTCAAATACAAGGGGGTCTTGGGCACCATCACCACCATGGTGAAGATGGAAGGGCCCAAGAGCCTCTACAACGGGTTGGTGGCCGGCCTCCAGCGCCAGATGAGCTTCGCATCCATCCGCATCGGGCTGTATGACTCGGTGAAGCAGTTCTACACTCCCAAAGGGTCAGACC ATACTAGCATTGTGACCCGATTGCTTGCTGGCTGTACCACGGGAGCCATGGCTGTAACATGCGCCCAGCCCACGGATGTGGTTAAAGTGCGCTTCCAAGCACACATCAGACTGGTTGACGGACCCAAGAAGTACAACGGGACTGTGGACGCGTACCGAACCATCGCTAGGGAGGAAGGAGTCAAAGGCCTGTGGAAAG GCACTCTGCCCAACATCACCCGCAATGCCATCGTGAACTGCGGGGAGCTGGTTACCTATGACCTCATCAAGGAAACGCTGCTGAAATATCACCTCATGACAG ATAATTTCCCGTGCCATTTTGTTGCCGCCTTTGGAGCCGGGTTCTGCGCGACCGTGGTGGCGTCACCAGTGGACGTCGTCAAGACGAGATACATGAACTCCATTCCTGGGCAGTATAAAAACGCCCTAAATTGTACGCTGACCATGGTGATGAAGGAAGGCCCCACTGCATTTTACAAAGG CTTCATGCCTTCATTCCTGCGACTGGGCTCCTGGAACGTGGTGATGTTCGTGTCCTTCGAGCAGCTGAAACGGATGATGGTTCTGGCCCAGGTAGCCTGGGAGTCCCCGTTCTGA